Proteins co-encoded in one Cynocephalus volans isolate mCynVol1 chromosome 11, mCynVol1.pri, whole genome shotgun sequence genomic window:
- the REN gene encoding renin encodes MDQWSRMPGWGLLLVLWGSCTFGLPADTEAFRRIFLKKMPSVRESLKERGVDMARLGAEWSQFTRRLSFGNSTSPVVLTNYLDTQYYGEIGIGTPPQTFKVIFDTGSANLWVPSTKCSPLYTACEIHSLYDSSESSTYMENGTEFTIYYGSGKVKGFLSQDVVTVGGITVTQTFGEVTELPLIPFMLAKFDGVLGMGFPAQAIGGVTPVFDHILSQRVLKEDVFSVYYGRNSKNSHLLGGEIVLGGSDPQYYQGHFHYVSVSKTGSWQIKMKGVSVRSATLLCEEGCMAVVDTGASYISGPTGSLQLLMEALGAMELSTDEYVVNCNQVPTLPDISFHLGGRAYTLTSADYVLQDPYSNNDLCTLALHGLDVPPPTGPVWVLGASFIRKFYTEFDRHNNRIGFALAR; translated from the exons GATCTTCCTCAAGAAAATGCCCTCAGTCCGAGAAAGCCTGAAGGAGCGAGGTGTGGATATGGCCAGGCTTGGGGCTGAGTGGAGCCAGTTCACCAGGAGGCTCTCCTTTGGCAACAGCACGTCCCCCGTGGTCCTTACCAACTACCTGGAC ACCCAGTACTATGGCGAGATTGGCATCGGcaccccaccccagaccttcAAAGTCATCTTTGACACAGGTTCCGCCAACCTCTGGGTGCCCTCCACCAAGTGCAGCCCTCTCTACACGGCCTGTG AGATTCACAGCCTCTATGACTCCTCGGAATCCTCCACCTACATGGAGAATGGGACGGAATTCACCATCTACTACGGATCAGGAAAGGTCAAAGGCTTCCTCAGCCAGGACGTGGTGACT GTGGGTGGAATCACAGTGACACAGACGTTTGGAGAGGTCACAGAGCTACCCCTGATACCCTTCATGCTGGCCAAGTTTGATGGGGTTCTGGGCATGGGCTTCCCTGCACAGGCCATCGGCGGGGTCACCCCTGTCTTTGACCACATCCTCTCCCAGAGGGTGCTAAAAGAGGACGTCTTCTCAGTCTACTATGGCAG AAATTCCAA GAACTCCCACTTGCTGGGGGGAGAGATTGTGCTGGGAGGCAGCGACCCCCAGTATTACCAAGGGCATTTCCATTACGTGAGCGTCAGCAAGACCGGCTCCTGGCAGATCAAGATGAAGGG GGTGTCCGTGAGGTCGGCCACCTTGCTCTGTGAGGAGGGCTGCATGGCGGTGGTGGACACAGGTGCGTCCTACATCTCAGGGCCCACCGGCTCCCTGCAGCTGCTCATGGAGGCCCTGGGCGCCATGGAGCTGAGCACAGATGAA tatGTTGTGAACTGTAACCAGGTGCCCACACTCCCTGACATCTCCTTCCACCTGGGAGGCAGAGCCTACACGCTCACCAGTGCGGACTACGTGCTGCAG GACCCCTACAGTAACAATGACCTGTGCACGCTGGCCCTCCATGGCCTGGATGTCCCACCGCCCACTGGGCCCGTCTGGGTCCTGGGTGCCAGCTTCATCCGCAAGTTCTACACAGAGTTTGATCGGCATAACAATCGCATTGGCTTCGCCTTGGCCCGCTGA